A window of Fusarium verticillioides 7600 chromosome 10, whole genome shotgun sequence contains these coding sequences:
- a CDS encoding hypothetical protein (At least one base has a quality score < 10) produces MALPPSPVDTKRWWKSPNLRTLNFLMMIPLLSIFSQGFDGSMMNGLQSVSHWQTYFGTPTGAMLGFFNAAYPLGGILGTFLISPAADTFGRRWGLATGAALCCIGAAIQGAAMNIAMFIISRVIIGAGSVVVAGVGAPYITEIAHPAQRSTATALFLTFYSVGSIIAGWCTFGTFRIDSTASWRIPSALQGLPSIIQLLFVWFVPESPRWLVSKGRDDEALQMLAKYHGEGDSSDPVVQFEYNEILETLSAEASEHNNIVVFLKDLRSTPGNRRRVFIMVWAAICSQMSGNAFVSYYLSPILHSVGLNSDLQQTLINATNQMLSWFSAIYFATLPAKVGRRKLFLWSLAAIWVIDICITAGSAVFAKDNTNKAAAYTVVAFLYLFSPAYNLGFNGNLGLYIPEILPYRMRTKGLSFFYFVQFCFMMLSTFVVPIGLGDITWKFYIIFVGWVMVEFVGVYLVFPETKGPSLEEIAWIFDGPNSGVDMHSARAEGKHSTIVEHTDGKESV; encoded by the exons ATGGCTCTCCCGCCATCGCCTGTTGATACCAAGCGTTGGTGGAAGTCGCCCAATCTGCGCACCCTCAactttctcatgatgatcccACTTCTGTCGATCTTTTCCCAGGG TTTCGATGGAAGCATGATGAACGGTCTGCAGTCCGTCTCCCACTGGCAGACTTATTTCGGTACTCCAACAGGCGCTATGctcggcttcttcaacgccgCTTATCCCCTCGGCGGTATCCTGGGCACgtttctcatctctcccGCAGCCGATACATTTGGACGACGATGGGGTCTAGCTACTGGCGCTGCACTCTGCTGTATTGGTGCAGCTATCCAGGGCGCTGCCATGAATATCGCCATGTTTATCATCTCACGAGTCATCATCGGTGCAGGTAGCGTTGTCGTCGCTGGCGTTGGTGCTCCTTATATCACTGAGATTGCGCACCCTGCTCAGCGAAGTACAGCTACGGCTCTGTTCCTCACCTTCTACTCTGTTGGATCCATTATTGCTGGCTGGTGCACTTTTGGCACTTTCCGCATCGACAGCACTGCATCTTGGCGTATTCCTTCCGCCCTGCAAGGccttccatccatcatccagCTTCTATTTGTCTGGTTTGTCCCAGAATCGCCCCGATGGCTCGTCAGCAAGggtcgtgatgatgaggctcttcagATGCTTGCCAAGTACCACGGCGAGGGCGACTCATCTGACCCTGTCGTTCAGTTCGAGTACAACGAGATTCTTGAGACGCTGAGTGCAGAGGCATCTGAGCATAACAACATAGTTGTCTTCCTCAAGGACTTGAGAAGCACTCCTGGTAACCGCAGACGCGTGTTTATCATGGTCTGGGCAGCTATCTGCTCACAGATGTCTGGCAACGCCTTTGTGTCCTACTACCTCTCGCCCATTCTGCACTCTGTTGGACTCAACTCGGATCTTCAGCAGACTCTCATCAACGCTACCAACCAGATGCTCTCTTGGTTCAGTGCCATTTACTTCGCCACGTTACCTGCCAAGGTTGGTCGtcgcaagctcttcctctggTCTCTTGCGGCAATTTGGGTCATCGACATTTGCATCACTGCAGGAAGTGCCGTATTCGCCAAGGATAACACCAACAAAGCCGCCGCGTACACAGTCGTTGCGTTCCTCTACCTCTTCTCTCCCGCCTACAACCTCGGTTTCAATGGTAACCTTGGTCTTTACATCCCCGAGATTCTTCCTTATCGCATGCGAACCAAGGGACTGTCATTCTTCTACTTCGTCCAATTCTGCTTCATGATGCTTTCGACTTTTGTTGTGCCTATCGGTCTCGGAGATATCACCTGGAAGTTCTATATCATCTTCGTTGGATGGGTCatggttgagtttgttggaGTCTACCTTGTCTTCCCGGAGACCAAGGGACCTTCATTGGAGGAGATTGCATGGATCTTCGATGGCCCTAATAGTGGAGTTGATATGCATTCTGCTCGAGCTGAAGGGAAACACTCGACCATTGTTGAGCATACGGATGGCAAGGAATCTGTTTAG